From the Hevea brasiliensis isolate MT/VB/25A 57/8 chromosome 15, ASM3005281v1, whole genome shotgun sequence genome, one window contains:
- the LOC110632998 gene encoding putative beta-D-xylosidase has product MAYKYNTRLPFLSFFFFFFLVCIPFYTVESRAPFACDPRNGLTRSLKFCRVNVPIHARVRDLIGRLTLQEKIRLLVNNAAAVPRLGIQGYEWWSEALHGVSNVGPGVKFGGAFPGATSFPQVITTAASFNESLWEQIGRVVSDEARAMYNGGLAGLTYWSPNVNIFRDPRWGRGQETPGEDPILAGKYAASYVKGLQSMTGIRLKVAACCKHYTAYDLDNWNGVDRYHFNAMVSKQDLEDTYDVPFKACVMEGKVASVMCSYNQVNGKPTCADPILLKNTIRGEWRLNGYIVSDCDSVGVLYDNQHYTSTPEEAAAATIKAGLDLDCGPFLAIHTQNAINKGLLREEDVNLALANTITVQMRLGMFDGEPSAHPYGNLGPRDVCTPAHQQLALEAARQGIVLLENRGRALPLSRTRHRTVAVIGPNSDVTVAMIGNYAGIACSYTTPLQGISRYAKTIHQSGCGDVACNGNQQFGAAVAAARQADATILVMGLDQSIEAEFRDRVGLLLPGHQQELVSRVARASKGPTILVLMSGGPIDVSFAKNDPRVGAMLWVGYPGQAGGAAIADVLFGTTNPGGKLPMTWYPQSYLAKVPMINMGMRPDPSRGYPGRTYRFYKGPVVFPFGHGLSYTSFSHSLFQAPKQLSLPLTSLHTLKNTTISSKAIRVSHTNCDALSLGLHIDVRNTGTMDGTHTILVFSSPPAGKWSSNKQLIGFERVHLIAGSQKQVMINIHVCKHLSVVDQFGIRRIPVGEHDLHIGDLKHSISLQANLEEIKY; this is encoded by the exons ATGGCTTACAAATACAACACACGGCTGCCATTCCTcagcttcttctttttcttcttccttgtttGCATACCCTTTTACACTGTTGAATCTCGTGCACCTTTCGCTTGTGACCCCAGAAATGGGCTAACCAGAAGCCTCAAATTCTGTAGGGTTAATGTGCCAATACATGCGAGAGTGAGAGACTTGATAGGGAGATTGACATTGCAGGAGAAGATCAGATTGCTAGTCAACAATGCAGCTGCCGTACCTAGGCTTGGCATTCAAGGATATGAGTGGTGGTCTGAGGCTCTTCATGGCGTCTCTAATGTGGGTCCAGGTGTCAAGTTTGGTGGGGCCTTCCCTGGGGCCACTAGCTTCCCTCAAGTCATCACCACCGCTGCTTCCTTCAACGAGTCTCTTTGGGAGCAAATCGGACGG GTAGTGTCTGATGAAGCAAGAGCAATGTACAATGGAGGACTGGCCGGATTGACATATTGGAGTCCTAACGTAAATATATTTCGCGATCCTCGATGGGGAAGAGGGCAAGAAACTCCCGGCGAAGACCCTATTTTAGCCGGAAAATACGCTGCTAGCTATGTCAAGGGACTTCAGAGCATGACAGGCATCAGATTAAAGGTTGCTGCATGTTGCAAGCATTACACAGCCTACGATCTTGATAATTGGAATGGTGTGGATAGATACCATTTCAATGCTATG GTAAGCAAGCAAGACTTGGAGGACACATATGATGTGCCATTCAAGGCATGTGTGATGGAAGGAAAAGTtgctagtgtgatgtgctctTACAATCAAGTAAATGGAAAACCCACTTGTGCTGATCCTATTCTCCTCAAGAACACCATCAGGGGTGAATGGCGACTTAACGG ATATATTGTTTCAGACTGTGACTCAGTTGGGGTTTTATATGATAACCAGCACTACACTTCAACACCCGAAGAAGCAGCTGCAGCCACCATTAAAGCAGGTCTTGATTTAGACTGTGGTCCATTCTTGGCGATCCACACACAGAATGCAATAAACAAAGGGCTACTACGGGAGGAGGACGTAAATCTAGCCCTAGCTAATACCATCACTGTCCAGATGAGACTAGGCATGTTTGATGGAGAACCATCTGCCCATCCTTATGGTAACTTGGGCCCAAGGGATGTTTGCACTCCAGCCCATCAGCAATTGGCTCTAGAAGCAGCCCGACAAGGCATAGTCCTGCTAGAGAATCGTGGGCGGGCCCTCCCATTGTCCAGAACACGTCACCGTACTGTAGCAGTCATTGGGCCCAATTCTGATGTTACCGTTGCCATGATAGGGAATTATGCTG GTATTGCATGTAGTTACACAACTCCCTTGCAAGGAATCAGCAGATATGCTAAGACCATTCATCAATCTGGGTGTGGGGATGTGGCCTGCAATGGAAACCAACAATTTGGGGCAGCTGTGGCAGCAGCCCGCCAGGCTGATGCTACTATTCTTGTAATGGGTCTTGATCAGTCAATAGAAGCAGAATTCAGGGATAGGGTAGGGCTCCTTTTGCCTGGACATCAACAAGAACTTGTATCCAGAGTGGCTAGAGCCTCCAAGGGTCCTACTATATTGGTGTTGATGAGTGGCGGTCCTATTGATGTCTCATTCGCTAAGAATGATCCTCGAGTTGGTGCTATGTTGTGGGTTGGATATCCTGGACAAGCCGGAGGTGCTGCCATTGCTGATGTTTTGTTTGGAACAACCAATCCAG GAGGGAAGCTGCCAATGACATGGTATCCACAGAGCTATCTTGCCAAGGTGCCAATGATAAATATGGGAATGAGACCAGACCCATCAAGAGGCTATCCTGGTAGAACCTATAGATTCTACAAGGGCCCTGTTGTTTTCCCTTTTGGCCATGGATTGAGCTACACCTCCTTTTCTCACTCTCTATTCCAAGCTCCAAAGCAGCTCTCGCTCCCCCTTACCAGTCTCCATACCTTAAAAAACACTACCATTTCAAGCAAAGCAATAAGGGTCTCACATACTAATTGTGATGCTCTCTCTCTAGGACTTCATATTGATGTAAGGAACACAGGAACCATGGATGGAACTCACACCATTCTGGTGTTCTCTAGCCCCCCAGCAGGAAAATGGTCCTCTAACAAGCAATTAATTGGTTTTGAAAGGGTTCATTTAATAGCTGGTTCTCAGAAACAAGTCATGATTAACATTCATGTGTGCAAGCACCTGAGTGTGGTCGACCAATTCGGAATTCGAAGAATTCCCGTTGGTGAACATGATCTTCACATTGGAGATCTCAAGCATTCTATTTCTCTCCAAGCAAATTTGGAAGAGATCAAATATTAG
- the LOC110632938 gene encoding acetate--CoA ligase CCL3, whose translation MERDIDDLPKNAANYTALTPLWFLDRAATIHPTRTSLLHGSVRYTWFQTNKRCRRLASALSKHSVGIGSTVAIIAPNIPAMYEAHFGVPMAGAVVNCVNIRLNAPTIAFLLGHSKSEVVMVDQELFSLAEEALKILAESGSSFRPSLLIVIADKSCDPRALNHALGKGAIEYEKFLETGDPDFAWKRPEDEWQSIALGYTSGTTASPKGVVLSHRGAYLMSLSNPLNWGMNEGAVYLWTLPMFHCNGWCYTWALAALCGTNICLRQVSARAVYSAIANDGVSHFCAAPVVLNTIVNAPMEETILPLPRVVHVMTAGAAPPPSILFAMSEKGFRVTHTYGLSETYGPSTVCSWKPEWDCQPPVIQARLNARQGVRYISLEGLDVVDPKTMKPVPADGTTIGEIVMRGNVVMKGYLKNPKANEEAFANGWFHSGDLAVKHPDNYIEIKDRSKDIIISGGENISSLEAENVLYAHPAIYEVSVVARPDQQWGESPCAFVTLKPEVDKLNEGRLAEDIIKFSRSKMPAYWVPKSVIFGPLPKTATGKIQKHLLRVKAKEMGPVKKSKL comes from the exons ATGGAGAGAGATATCGATGACCTGCCGAAAAACGCGGCCAACTACACTGCCTTGACGCCACTGTGGTTCCTCGATAGAGCAGCCACGATTCACCCAACCAGAACATCGCTTCTGCATGGATCCGTACGCTACACTTGGTTCCAGACCAACAAGCGATGCCGCCGATTGGCTTCCGCTCTATCCAAGCATTCCGTCGGCATCGGTAGCACG GTAGCAATAATTGCACCAAATATCCCTGCTATGTACGAAGCACACTTTGGAGTTCCAATGGCTGGAGCTGTGGTTAATTGTGTCAATATACGTCTGAATGCACCAACAATTGCTTTTCTTTTAGGCCATTCAAAATCTGAAGTTGTGATGGTGGACCAAGAGCTCTTTTCACTGGCAGAGGAAGCTTTGAAAATATTGGCAGAAAGTGGAAGCTCTTTTAGGCCTTCACTATTGATTGTCATAGCTGATAAAAGCTGTGATCCTAGGGCTCTGAATCATGCTTTGGGAAAAGGGGCCATTGAATATGAGAAGTTCCTGGAAACTGGTGACCCTGACTTTGCTTGGAAACGACCAGAGGACGAGTGGCAGAGTATCGCTTTAGGTTATACTTCTGGCACAACGGCCAGCCCTAAAGGTGTGGTGCTGAGCCACCGAGGAGCCTATCTAATGTCCTTGAGTAATCCTCTAAATTGGGGGATGAATGAAGGGGCTGTGTACTTGTGGACTTTACCAATGTTCCATTGCAATGGTTGGTGTTACACTTGGGCTCTTGCAGCTCTTTGTGGTACAAACATATGCCTTCGGCAG GTATCAGCCAGGGCAGTCTATTCAGCCATAGCAAATGATGGTGTCAGTCACTTCTGTGCTGCACCTGTGGTGCTCAATACCATAGTGAATGCTCCTATGGAGGAGACTATCCTACCACTACCACGTGTTGTACATGTAATGACCGCTGGTGCTGCCCCACCCCCTTCTATACTCTTTGCAATGTCAGAAAAAGGTTTCCGTGTAACACATACTTATGGCCTCTCAGAAACTTATGGCCCTTCCACTGTGTGTTCATGGAAGCCTGAGTGGGACTGCCAGCCTCCCGTAATCCAAGCCCGTCTAAATGCACGCCAGGGTGTCCGATACATTAGCTTGGAAGGCCTTGATGTTGTTGACCCTAAAACTATGAAGCCTGTCCCTGCAGATGGAACCACCATTGGAGAAATAGTGATGAGGGGCAATGTTGTGATGAAGGGCTACTTGAAGAATCCAAAAGCCAATGAAGAAGCTTTTGCAAATGGGTGGTTTCATTCTGGGGATCTTGCTGTAAAGCATCCAGACAATTATATAGAGATTAAGGACAGATCAAAGGACATTATCATCTCTGGGGGAGAAAACATAAGTAGCCTGGAGGCAGAAAATGTACTGTATGCACACCCAGCAATATATGAGGTATCAGTGGTGGCTAGGCCAGATCAGCAGTGGGGGGAGTCACCCTGTGCTTTTGTGACATTGAAGCCTGAAGTTGACAAATTGAATGAAGGGCGTTTGGCTGAAGATATAATAAAGTTTTCCCGGTCGAAGATGCCTGCTTACTGGGTTCCAAAATCTGTAATATTTGGACCATTGCCAAAGACAGCTACTGGGAAGATTCAGAAGCACTTGCTGAGGGTTAAGGCAAAAGAGATGGGCCCTGTGAAGAAAAGCAAGCTATAA